In Phyllostomus discolor isolate MPI-MPIP mPhyDis1 chromosome 3, mPhyDis1.pri.v3, whole genome shotgun sequence, a single genomic region encodes these proteins:
- the ZNF174 gene encoding zinc finger protein 174 isoform X1: MAAKMEITLSSQSHIQASFSKQERHIITKLEEKRGAPPEKDCPDPEVSRQNFRRFCYQEVSGPQEALSRLRQLCWQWLQPEVHTKEQILELLVLEQFLNILPPEIQARVRHRCPMNSKEMVTLVEDFHRAAKRPKQWVAVCMQGQKVLLEKTGSQLGEQELPDFQLQTPRRYPRETCLEEPSQAGPQDELSPHHWEKSPFLLEPPTKLAGTEAPRMKSENKENPQQEGVKGAKPCAVSPSRSKGNGLQSPEPRGANMNESRLSRRQVSPPNAQKPFTHFQRHCRELEYISNLKSHPLRELKKSKGGKRSLSNRLQHLSHQPTHSVKKPYKCDDCGKSFTWNSELKRHKRVHTGERPYTCGECGNCFGRQSTLKLHQRIHTGEKPYQCSQCGKSFRQSSNLHQHHRLHHGD; encoded by the exons ATGGCGGCTAAGATGGAGATAACTTTGAGCTCTCAGTCCCACATTCAGGCTTCCTTTTCAAAGCAAGAGAGACACATCATAACAAAGCTAGAAGAAAAGCGGGGGGCACCTCCGGAAAAAGACTGCCCGGATCCTGAGGTGTCCCGTCAGAACTTTAGACGGTTTTGTTATCAAGAGGTGTCTGGACCCCAAGAGGCACTCTCCCGTCTCCGACAGCTCTGCTGGCAGTGGCTGCAGCCCGAGGTGCACACCAAGGAGCAGATTTTGGAGCTATTGGTGCTGGAACAGTTTCTGAACATCCTGCCCCCAGAGATCCAGGCTCGGGTCAGGCATCGATGTCCAATGAACAGCAAGGAGATGGTGACTCTGGTGGAAGATTTTCACAGAGCAGCCAAGAGACCAAAGCAGTGG GTGGCTGTTTGCATGCAGGGGCAGAAGGTGCTCTTGGAGAAAACTGGATCTCAGCTTGGAGAACAGGAACTGCCAGACTTTCAATTGCAAACTCCTAGGAGATATCCTAGGGAAACTTGTCTGGAGGAGCCTTCCCAGGCAGGACCTCAGGACGAGCTTAGCCCCCATCATTGGGAAAAATCCCCATTCCTTCTGGAACCACCCACCAAATTGGCTGGGACAG AGGCCCCCAGAATGAAAAGTGAGAACAAGGAGAATCCACAACAGGAGGGAGTTAAAGGAGCAAAACCATGTGCAGTGTCACCAAGCAGATCCAAAGGGAATGGTTTGCAGAGTCCTGAACCAAGAGGGGCAAATATGAATGAATCCCGGTTGTCACGGAGGCAAGTCAGTCCCCCAAATGCTCAAAAGCCATTCACTCACTTCCAGAGACATTGCAGAGAACTGGAATATATCAGCAACCTAAAAAGCCATCCACTGAGAGagctaaagaaaagcaaaggaggtaaaagaagcCTGAGCAATCGTTTACAACATCTTAGTCACCAGCCGACCCATTCAGTGAAGAAACCTTATAAATGCGATGACTGTGGGAAAAGCTTCACATGGAATTCAGAGCTGAAAAGACACAAGCGAGTTCACACAGGGGAGAGACCCTACACATGCGGAGAGTGTGGGAACTGCTTCGGGCGGCAATCAACTCTGAAACTGCACCAGCGgatccacactggagagaagccataCCAGTGCAGCCAGTGTGGGAAAAGCTTTCGCCAGAGCTCAAACCTTCACCAGCATCACAGACTTCACCATGGGGACTGA
- the ZNF174 gene encoding zinc finger protein 174 isoform X2 yields MAAKMEITLSSQSHIQASFSKQERHIITKLEEKRGAPPEKDCPDPEVSRQNFRRFCYQEVSGPQEALSRLRQLCWQWLQPEVHTKEQILELLVLEQFLNILPPEIQARVRHRCPMNSKEMVTLVEDFHRAAKRPKQWRPPE; encoded by the exons ATGGCGGCTAAGATGGAGATAACTTTGAGCTCTCAGTCCCACATTCAGGCTTCCTTTTCAAAGCAAGAGAGACACATCATAACAAAGCTAGAAGAAAAGCGGGGGGCACCTCCGGAAAAAGACTGCCCGGATCCTGAGGTGTCCCGTCAGAACTTTAGACGGTTTTGTTATCAAGAGGTGTCTGGACCCCAAGAGGCACTCTCCCGTCTCCGACAGCTCTGCTGGCAGTGGCTGCAGCCCGAGGTGCACACCAAGGAGCAGATTTTGGAGCTATTGGTGCTGGAACAGTTTCTGAACATCCTGCCCCCAGAGATCCAGGCTCGGGTCAGGCATCGATGTCCAATGAACAGCAAGGAGATGGTGACTCTGGTGGAAGATTTTCACAGAGCAGCCAAGAGACCAAAGCAGTGG AGGCCCCCAGAATGA
- the LOC114495322 gene encoding LOW QUALITY PROTEIN: zinc finger protein 75A-like (The sequence of the model RefSeq protein was modified relative to this genomic sequence to represent the inferred CDS: inserted 1 base in 1 codon; substituted 2 bases at 2 genomic stop codons) produces the protein MMTVGLKVAEYXNPXVRALWETKGPVTESSTQGKKYSAQVVSLNXKSSCQHFQSFHYHEAGGPCEALGQVRPEFYSKEQILETVLVLQQFLTILPRDVESWLKKHHLQSIEEAVALVDHSLHKSAQMRNGVAVHVLGKEAVLLGETAETSGFKLKPAEAQPVGRSQDEEIWSTYEDLQQLSRNTLKETEPVCERAVPVHQIQDFPEQTNTKDWTVAPELFLPESQSLLTFEEVAVYFSQEEWELLDPNQKALYSDVMQENYETVIFLAMFVHLKPKVIFLEQGKESWVQGSTEFLNSPGELPVGLKLKNNAENHQSMCLPDLEMQTPGDLVLKMNRIKVPQKTTIRENHGEMHRVGKWHQDFSVKEREKLSAWRQELLTLMDRHKKERAAEKSFKCQECGKSFRVSSDLIKHQRIHTEEKPYKCPQCDKRFRWSSDLNKHFTSHQGLKPYKCSWCGKSFGQTSNLHTHQRTHTGEKPFTCYECGKKFSQNSHLIKHRRTHL, from the exons ATGATGACGGTAGGTCTAAAGGTGGCAGAGTATTAGAATCCTTAGGTCAGAGCTCTATGGGAGACTAAGGGACCTGTGACAGAGAGCTCCACTCAGGGTAAGAAATATAGTGCACAAGTGGTCAGTCTCA AGAAGAGCTCTTGCCAGCACTTCCAGAGCTTCCACTATCACGAAGCAGGTGGACCCTGTGAGGCTCTTGGCCAAGTGAGGCCAGAGTTCTACTCAAAAGAGCAGATCTTGGAAACTGTACTGGTACTACAGCAGTTCCTGACCATTCTGCCCAGGGATGTTGAATCCTGGTTAAAGAAGCACCACCTACAGAGCATTGAGGAGGCTGTGGCCTTGGTAGACCACTCGCTGCATAAATCTGCTCAAATGAGAAATGGG GTTGCAGTCCATGTGCTGGGAAAGGAGGCAGTGCTCTTGGGAGAAACAGCAGAGACCTCAGGCTTCAAACTGAAGCCAGCAGAGGCCCAGCCAGTGGGCAGGTCCCAGGATGAAGAAATTTGGAGTACATATGAGGATCTACAACAACTGAGCAGGAATACTCTTAAAGAAACTGAGCCTGTGTGTGAGAGGG CAGTGCCTGTTCACCAGATCCAAGACTTTCCTGAGCAGACAAACACGAAAGATTGGACAGTGGCGCCTGAGCTCTTCTTGCCTGAGTCCCAG AGCTTGCTGACATTTGAAGAAGTGGCCGTGTATTTTTCCCAGGAAGAATGGGAGTTACTGGATCCCAATCAGAAGGCTCTCTACAGTGATGTAATGCAGGAAAATTATGAGACTGTCATCTTTTTAG CCATGTTTGTACACCTCAAACCCAAAGTGATCTTTCTAGAGCAAGGAAAAGAGTCCTGGGTTCAAGGATCCACGGAGTTCCTGAACAGTCCTGGAGAGCTGCCTGTAG GATTAAAGCTCAAAAATAATGCGGAGAATCATCAGTCTATGTGCCTTCCTGACTTAGAAATGCAAACACCAGGAgacttagttttaaaaatgaacagaataaaagtTCCCCAGAAAACAACAATCAGAGAAAATCATGGTGAAATGCACAGGGTGGGGAAATGGCACCAAGATTTTTcagtgaaggaaagagagaaactttcAGCCTGGAGACAAGAGCTGCTGACACTTATGGATCGTCACAAGAAAGAACGTGCAGCAGAGAAGTCTTTTAAATGTCAGGAATGTGGGAAAAGCTTCAGAGTTAGCTCTGACCTTATTAAGCACCAAAGAATTCACACTGAAGAGAAGCCATATAAATGCCCACAGTGTGATAAGAGGTTTAGATGGAGTTCAGATCTTAATAAGCACTTCACATCACATCAAGGATTAAAGCCATATAAATGCTCATGGTGTGGGAAGAGCTTTGGTCAAACTTCAAATCTTCACACACACCAAagaactcacactggagagaagccttttACATGTTATGAATGTGGAAAAAAATTCAGTCAGAACTCCCACCTTATTAAACACCGGAGAACCCACTTGTAG